From Maylandia zebra isolate NMK-2024a linkage group LG11, Mzebra_GT3a, whole genome shotgun sequence, one genomic window encodes:
- the tstd3 gene encoding thiosulfate sulfurtransferase/rhodanese-like domain-containing protein 3, whose amino-acid sequence MALRSCWRLAGVVPRLLWNNTVQFEACVPRGQGSVSSSVSTRPGYKKLLFRTFSSTPASTVVSYEQLKELLVGRKAVVIDVREPWELREYGFIPGSINVPLAQVNTALQLGPEDFKEKYGGEIPHQTDNVVFTCLAGIRSKTALNTAITLGYKDVQYYSGGWQDWVKHEQHNQ is encoded by the exons ATGGCCTTGAGAAGTTGTTGGAGACTTGCCGGTGTTGTCCCGCGGCTTTTATGGAATAATACCGTCCAGTTTGAAGCTTGCGTCCCGAGAGGACAAGGCTCTGTGTCCAGCAGTGTCAGCACTCGCCCCGGTTACAAAA AGTTGCTGTTCCGCACATTCAGTTCAACGCCAGCGAGCACAGTCGTGAGTTATGAGCAGCTGAAGGAGCTCCTGGTTGGGCGGAAAGCGGTAGTTATAGATGTGCGAGAGCCCTGGGAGCTCCGAGAATACGGCTTCATCCCCGGCTCCATTAACGTCCCCC TGGCGCAAGTGAACACTGCACTCCAGCTGGGTCCAGAAGACTTCAAAGAAAAGTATGGTGGTGAAATACCTCACCAGACAGATAACGTTGTGTTTACTTGTTTGGCGGGAATCAGGAGCAAGACTGCGCTGAACACGGCCATCACACTGGGATACAAAGA TGTTCAGTATTACTCTGGAGGATGGCAAGACTGGGTGAAGCATGAGCAGCATAATCAGTGA